A section of the Pseudomonas flavescens genome encodes:
- a CDS encoding KdsC family phosphatase has translation MNDLLQRARAIKLAIFDVDGVLTDGKLYFLVDGSEFKTFNTLDGQGIKMLINSGVRTAIISGRKTPVVERRAQNLGIQHLYQGREDKLDVLDELLAELGLSYEQVAYLGDDLPDLPVIRRVGLGMAVASANGFVREHAHGVTEARGGEGAAREFCELIMRGQGTLEAAQSAYL, from the coding sequence ATGAACGACCTTCTGCAGCGCGCTCGCGCCATCAAACTGGCGATCTTCGACGTCGACGGCGTGCTTACCGACGGCAAGCTGTACTTTCTGGTCGACGGCAGCGAGTTCAAGACCTTCAATACCCTGGACGGCCAGGGCATCAAGATGCTGATCAATTCCGGCGTGCGCACCGCAATCATCAGCGGTCGCAAGACCCCGGTGGTCGAGCGCCGCGCTCAGAACCTGGGCATCCAGCACTTGTATCAGGGCCGTGAAGACAAACTCGACGTGCTCGACGAGCTGCTCGCCGAACTGGGCCTGAGCTACGAACAGGTGGCCTACCTGGGCGATGACCTGCCGGACCTGCCGGTGATTCGCCGTGTCGGCCTGGGCATGGCGGTAGCCAGCGCCAACGGCTTCGTGCGCGAGCACGCCCACGGCGTCACCGAAGCGCGTGGCGGCGAAGGTGCGGCCCGCGAATTCTGCGAACTGATCATGCGCGGCCAGGGCACTCTCGAAGCCGCCCAGTCCGCCTACCTTTAG
- a CDS encoding KpsF/GutQ family sugar-phosphate isomerase produces MNQTRDLIDSAQRTIRLEIEAVQELLPRIDADFVKACELILASKGRVVVVGMGKSGHIGNKIAATLASTGTTAFFVHPAEASHGDMGMITRDDVVLALSNSGSTAEIVTLLPLIKRLGITLISMTGNPESPLSKAAEVNLDTRVAKEACPLNLAPTSSTTASLVLGDALAIALLEARGFTAEDFAFSHPGGALGRRLLLKVENVMHAGESLPQVKRGTSLRDALLEMTQKGLGMTAVLENDGRLAGIFTDGDLRRALDKGIDVRDARIDDVMTPHGKTARADMLAAEALKIMEDNKISALVVIDTSGYPVGAFNLGDLLRAGVM; encoded by the coding sequence ATGAACCAGACCCGCGACCTGATTGATTCCGCACAGCGCACCATCCGCCTCGAGATCGAGGCGGTGCAAGAGCTGCTGCCTCGTATCGACGCCGATTTCGTCAAGGCATGCGAGCTGATTCTCGCCAGCAAGGGCCGCGTGGTCGTGGTCGGCATGGGCAAATCAGGGCATATCGGCAACAAGATCGCCGCCACCCTGGCCAGCACCGGTACCACCGCATTTTTCGTGCACCCTGCCGAAGCCAGCCACGGCGACATGGGCATGATCACCCGTGACGACGTCGTGCTCGCGCTGTCCAACTCGGGCTCCACGGCCGAAATCGTCACACTGCTGCCGCTGATCAAGCGCCTCGGCATTACCCTGATCAGCATGACCGGCAACCCGGAGTCGCCGCTGTCCAAGGCTGCCGAAGTCAACCTCGACACCCGCGTAGCCAAGGAAGCCTGCCCACTCAACCTGGCGCCGACCTCTTCCACCACCGCCTCGCTGGTACTTGGCGACGCCCTGGCCATCGCGCTGCTAGAGGCCCGCGGCTTCACCGCCGAAGACTTCGCCTTCTCCCATCCGGGCGGTGCCCTGGGTCGCCGCCTGCTGCTCAAGGTCGAGAACGTCATGCACGCGGGCGAGAGCCTGCCGCAGGTCAAACGCGGCACCAGCCTGCGTGATGCATTGCTGGAAATGACCCAGAAAGGCCTGGGCATGACCGCGGTCCTTGAAAACGACGGTCGTCTGGCCGGAATCTTCACCGACGGTGACCTGCGCCGCGCCCTGGACAAAGGCATCGATGTACGTGATGCGCGCATCGACGATGTCATGACCCCGCACGGCAAGACCGCTCGGGCCGATATGCTCGCTGCCGAGGCCCTGAAGATAATGGAAGACAACAAGATCAGCGCGCTGGTGGTGATCGACACCAGTGGTTACCCGGTAGGCGCCTTCAACCTTGGTGACCTGTTGCGCGCGGGGGTCATGTGA
- a CDS encoding ATP-binding cassette domain-containing protein, whose amino-acid sequence MSAENQYAVELKNVSFQRGERHIFKNVDICIPRGKVTGIMGPSGCGKTTLLRLIAAELRPSAGQIHVNGLNLPDLSRSELFDMRKQMGVLFQSGALFTDLDVFENVAFPLRVHTQLPEEMIRDIVLMKLQAVGLRGAIELMPDELSGGMKRRVALARAIALDPQILMYDEPFVGQDPIAMGVLVRLIRLLNDALGITSIVVSHDLAETASIADYIYVVGDSQVLGQGTPAELRDSENPRVRQFMQGTPDGPVPFHFQAPSYHDDLLGGR is encoded by the coding sequence ATGAGCGCCGAAAATCAGTACGCGGTCGAGTTGAAAAACGTCAGTTTTCAACGCGGCGAGCGGCACATCTTCAAGAACGTCGACATATGCATACCGCGGGGCAAGGTCACCGGGATCATGGGCCCCTCCGGGTGCGGCAAGACCACCTTGTTGCGGCTGATAGCCGCCGAGCTGCGCCCGAGCGCGGGTCAGATACACGTCAACGGCCTGAATCTGCCCGACCTGTCGCGCAGCGAGCTGTTCGACATGCGCAAGCAGATGGGCGTGCTGTTTCAGAGTGGCGCGTTGTTCACCGACCTCGACGTGTTCGAGAACGTGGCGTTCCCGTTGCGGGTGCATACCCAGCTCCCCGAAGAAATGATTCGTGACATTGTCCTGATGAAACTGCAGGCAGTCGGCTTGCGTGGTGCCATCGAATTGATGCCCGATGAGCTGTCCGGCGGTATGAAGCGGCGCGTCGCGCTGGCCCGGGCGATTGCCCTGGATCCGCAGATTCTGATGTACGACGAGCCGTTCGTCGGCCAGGACCCGATCGCCATGGGCGTGCTGGTGCGCCTGATCCGTCTGCTCAACGATGCCCTGGGTATCACCAGCATCGTGGTCTCCCACGATCTGGCGGAAACCGCGAGCATCGCCGACTACATCTATGTGGTCGGTGACAGTCAGGTGCTGGGGCAGGGAACGCCTGCCGAGTTGCGCGACTCCGAGAATCCACGGGTGCGCCAATTCATGCAGGGCACGCCAGACGGGCCGGTCCCGTTTCATTTTCAAGCGCCGAGCTACCACGACGATTTACTGGGGGGGCGCTGA
- the mlaE gene encoding lipid asymmetry maintenance ABC transporter permease subunit MlaE yields the protein MRRTSTLERVRLFGRAGIDVVASLGRSTIFLLRALFGRGTSGNSLQLLIKQLYSVGVLSLAIIVVSGLFIGMVLSLQGFSILAKYGSEQAVGQMVALTLLRELGPVVTALLFAGRAGSALTAEIGNMKSTEQLSSLAMIGVDPLKHIVAPRLWAGFISMPLLTMIFSVVGIWGGAMVAVDWLGVYEGSFWANMQNSVSFREDVLNGIIKSLVFAFVVTWIAVFQGYDCEPTSEGISRATTRTVVYASLAVLGLDFILTALMFGDF from the coding sequence ATGCGCAGGACATCTACACTCGAACGCGTACGCCTGTTCGGGCGTGCGGGTATCGACGTGGTCGCCTCGCTGGGGCGTTCGACGATCTTTCTGCTGCGCGCGCTGTTCGGTCGCGGTACGTCGGGCAACTCGCTGCAACTGCTGATCAAGCAGCTGTATTCGGTGGGCGTGCTGTCGCTCGCGATCATCGTGGTTTCCGGCCTGTTCATCGGCATGGTGCTTTCTCTGCAGGGGTTCAGCATTCTCGCCAAGTACGGGTCCGAGCAGGCGGTCGGGCAGATGGTCGCCCTGACTCTGCTGCGTGAGCTGGGGCCGGTGGTCACTGCGTTGCTGTTCGCCGGTCGAGCCGGTTCCGCGCTGACCGCCGAGATCGGCAACATGAAATCCACCGAGCAGCTATCGAGCCTGGCGATGATTGGTGTCGACCCGCTCAAGCACATCGTCGCACCGCGACTGTGGGCGGGCTTCATCTCCATGCCGCTGCTGACCATGATTTTCAGCGTGGTCGGTATCTGGGGCGGGGCGATGGTCGCCGTCGACTGGCTGGGCGTCTACGAAGGCTCGTTCTGGGCCAATATGCAAAACAGTGTTTCGTTCCGCGAAGACGTGCTCAACGGGATAATCAAAAGCCTGGTCTTCGCCTTCGTCGTTACCTGGATCGCGGTGTTCCAGGGCTACGACTGCGAGCCCACCTCCGAAGGTATCAGCCGCGCCACCACCCGTACGGTGGTGTATGCCTCGCTGGCCGTATTGGGGCTGGATTTCATTCTGACCGCTTTGATGTTTGGAGATTTCTGA
- the mlaD gene encoding outer membrane lipid asymmetry maintenance protein MlaD, translating to MQNRTMEIGVGLFLLAGLLALLLLALRVSGLAPGNAVDTYKVYAHFDNIAGLTMRAKVTMAGVSIGRVTAIDLDRDSYTGRVTMELDGSVDNLPVDSTASILTAGLLGEKYVGISVGGDEELLADGGTIHDTQSSLVLEDLIGKFLLNSVNRDQDSQ from the coding sequence ATGCAAAACCGCACGATGGAAATCGGTGTCGGCCTGTTTCTCCTGGCCGGCCTGCTGGCCCTGCTGCTGCTGGCTCTGCGTGTCAGCGGCCTGGCGCCTGGCAACGCCGTCGACACCTACAAGGTCTACGCGCACTTCGACAACATTGCCGGCCTCACCATGCGCGCCAAGGTGACCATGGCGGGGGTGAGCATCGGTCGGGTGACGGCGATCGATCTGGATCGTGACAGCTACACCGGGCGCGTAACGATGGAACTAGACGGCAGTGTCGACAATCTTCCGGTGGACTCCACCGCGTCGATCCTGACTGCAGGGCTGCTCGGTGAAAAGTACGTGGGGATCAGCGTCGGTGGCGATGAAGAGCTGCTGGCCGACGGCGGAACCATCCATGACACCCAGTCTTCTCTGGTGCTCGAAGACCTGATTGGCAAATTCCTGCTCAATTCGGTCAATAGGGATCAGGACAGCCAATGA
- a CDS encoding MlaC/ttg2D family ABC transporter substrate-binding protein, with translation MIKTVRNSLVALLAALPLLAVAAPAAHEVVQQTTETLLADLKANKEQYRSNPDAFYNSLNEILGPVVDVDGVARSVMTVRYSREATPEQMTRFQESFKRSLMQFYGNALLEYNNQDIRVLPASGKQDPQRTSVNMEIRDGKGTVYPLSYTMVAMDGTWKLRNVVINGINVGKLFRDQFAQSMQNNRNDLDKVIDSWADTVARARQARGAS, from the coding sequence ATGATCAAGACCGTGCGCAACAGCCTTGTCGCTCTGCTGGCCGCACTGCCGTTGCTGGCAGTGGCCGCGCCTGCCGCCCATGAAGTGGTGCAGCAGACCACCGAGACCCTGCTGGCCGATCTCAAGGCCAACAAGGAGCAGTACCGCAGCAATCCCGACGCGTTCTACAACTCGCTCAACGAGATCCTGGGGCCGGTGGTCGATGTCGATGGCGTCGCCCGCAGCGTGATGACGGTGCGCTACTCGCGTGAGGCCACACCCGAGCAGATGACCCGTTTCCAGGAGAGCTTCAAGCGCAGCCTGATGCAGTTCTATGGCAACGCGCTGCTCGAGTACAACAACCAGGACATCCGTGTGCTGCCTGCTTCCGGCAAGCAGGACCCGCAGCGCACCTCGGTCAACATGGAGATTCGCGATGGCAAGGGCACGGTCTATCCGCTGTCGTACACCATGGTCGCCATGGACGGGACCTGGAAGCTGCGTAATGTGGTGATCAACGGCATCAACGTCGGCAAGCTGTTCCGTGACCAGTTCGCCCAGTCGATGCAGAACAACCGCAACGATCTGGACAAGGTCATCGACAGCTGGGCCGATACCGTCGCCCGCGCACGCCAGGCCCGGGGGGCATCGTGA
- a CDS encoding STAS domain-containing protein, producing MSSAAIFEQAPGVLALSGILDYQSGPALREQGGRLIQATQAPACVIDCAAVEKSSSVGLSLLLCYTRDARAAGKTLSIRGLPRDMAGIAKVCELQHVLPLEA from the coding sequence GTGAGTTCAGCGGCTATCTTCGAGCAGGCGCCAGGCGTTCTGGCGCTTTCCGGCATCCTCGATTATCAGAGTGGTCCGGCCCTGCGCGAGCAGGGTGGCCGGCTGATCCAGGCCACCCAGGCGCCCGCCTGCGTGATCGACTGCGCGGCGGTTGAGAAGTCCAGCAGCGTCGGGCTTTCCCTGCTGCTCTGCTACACCCGCGATGCCCGAGCTGCCGGCAAGACACTGAGCATTCGCGGTCTGCCCAGGGACATGGCCGGGATCGCCAAGGTGTGCGAGCTTCAGCACGTACTGCCCCTGGAGGCCTGA
- a CDS encoding BolA family protein yields the protein MQALEVKSFLETKLPDVQVEVDGEGCNFQLNLISDELAGLSPVKRQQQIYAHLNPWIADGSIHAVSMKFFSRADWAARS from the coding sequence ATGCAGGCCCTTGAGGTAAAAAGTTTCTTGGAGACCAAACTGCCGGACGTTCAGGTAGAGGTCGACGGCGAAGGCTGCAACTTCCAACTCAACCTGATCAGCGACGAGCTGGCCGGCCTCAGCCCGGTCAAGCGTCAGCAGCAAATCTACGCTCACCTCAATCCCTGGATCGCCGATGGCAGCATCCACGCCGTGAGCATGAAATTCTTCAGCCGTGCCGATTGGGCCGCGCGTTCCTGA
- the murA gene encoding UDP-N-acetylglucosamine 1-carboxyvinyltransferase yields the protein MDKLSITGGVRLDGEIRISGAKNSALPILAATLLGSAPVTICNLPHLHDITTMIELFGRMGIEPIIDEKLSVEVDARTMKTLVAPYELVKTMRASILVLGPMVARFGEAEVALPGGCAIGSRPVDLHIRGLEAMGAIIDVEGGYIKAKAPEGGLRGAHFFFDMVSVTGTENILMAATLAKGRTVLENAAREPEVVDLANCLIAMGAKIQGAGTDTITIDGVESLHGARFNVMPDRIETGTYLVAAAATGGRVKVKDADPSTLEAVLAKLQEAGAEITTGPDWIELDMKGKRPKAVSLRTAPYPAFPTDMQAQFIALNAIAEGSGTVIETIFENRFMHVYEMSRMGAQIQVEGNTAIVTGTAQLKGAPVMATDLRASASLVIAALVAQGDTVIDRIYHIDRGYECIEEKLQLLGAKIRRVPG from the coding sequence ATGGATAAATTAAGCATTACTGGCGGCGTGCGTCTCGACGGTGAGATCCGCATTTCCGGTGCAAAGAACTCCGCACTGCCGATCCTGGCTGCGACCCTGCTCGGCAGCGCGCCGGTGACCATCTGCAACCTGCCGCACCTGCATGACATCACCACGATGATCGAGCTGTTCGGACGCATGGGTATCGAGCCGATCATCGACGAGAAACTCAGCGTCGAAGTCGATGCGCGCACCATGAAGACCCTGGTCGCGCCCTACGAGCTGGTGAAGACCATGCGCGCTTCGATTCTGGTACTCGGCCCCATGGTCGCCCGTTTCGGTGAGGCCGAAGTGGCGCTGCCTGGCGGTTGCGCCATTGGCTCGCGTCCGGTCGACCTGCACATCCGTGGTCTGGAAGCGATGGGCGCGATCATCGATGTCGAAGGCGGTTACATCAAGGCCAAGGCGCCTGAAGGCGGCCTGCGTGGCGCGCACTTCTTCTTCGATATGGTCAGTGTGACCGGCACCGAGAACATTCTGATGGCCGCCACCCTGGCCAAAGGGCGCACGGTGCTGGAAAACGCCGCTCGCGAACCGGAAGTGGTCGATCTGGCCAACTGCCTGATCGCCATGGGCGCGAAGATTCAAGGTGCCGGTACCGACACCATCACCATCGACGGCGTTGAAAGCCTGCATGGCGCGCGCTTCAACGTGATGCCCGACCGTATCGAAACCGGTACCTACCTGGTGGCCGCTGCCGCCACCGGTGGCCGCGTCAAGGTCAAGGATGCCGACCCGAGCACCCTGGAGGCCGTGCTGGCCAAGCTGCAGGAAGCCGGCGCCGAAATCACTACCGGGCCCGACTGGATCGAGCTGGACATGAAGGGCAAGCGACCGAAGGCCGTGAGCCTGCGTACCGCTCCCTATCCGGCGTTCCCGACCGACATGCAGGCGCAGTTCATTGCCCTCAATGCCATTGCCGAGGGCTCTGGCACGGTGATCGAGACGATTTTCGAAAACCGCTTCATGCACGTGTACGAAATGAGCCGCATGGGCGCGCAGATCCAGGTCGAAGGCAACACGGCCATCGTCACCGGTACCGCGCAGCTCAAGGGTGCTCCCGTAATGGCCACCGACCTGCGCGCTTCGGCGAGCCTGGTCATCGCCGCGCTGGTCGCCCAGGGCGACACGGTGATCGATCGCATCTACCACATCGACCGTGGCTACGAATGCATCGAAGAGAAACTGCAATTGCTGGGGGCGAAGATTCGCCGCGTGCCGGGCTGA
- the hisG gene encoding ATP phosphoribosyltransferase — MLTIALSKGRILDDTLPLLAAAGIVPTENPDKSRKLIIPTTQDDVRLLIVRATDVPTYVEHGAADLGVAGKDVLLEYGGQGLYEPLDLRIARCKLMTAGAVGAAEPKGRLRVATKFVNVAKRYYAEQGRQVDIIKLYGSMELAPLVGLADKIIDVVDTGNTLRANGLEAQELIAHISSRLIVNKASMKMQHGRIQALIDTLREAVETHHPH, encoded by the coding sequence ATGCTGACCATTGCCCTGTCGAAAGGCCGTATTCTCGATGACACCCTGCCGCTGCTCGCGGCGGCAGGCATCGTGCCGACCGAGAATCCGGACAAGAGCCGCAAGCTGATCATCCCGACCACCCAGGACGACGTACGTCTGCTGATCGTCCGTGCCACTGACGTGCCGACCTACGTCGAGCATGGTGCTGCCGACCTCGGTGTCGCTGGCAAGGACGTGTTGCTCGAGTACGGTGGCCAGGGGCTCTACGAGCCACTGGACCTGCGTATCGCTCGTTGCAAGCTGATGACCGCCGGTGCCGTGGGTGCGGCCGAACCCAAGGGCCGCCTGCGCGTTGCCACCAAGTTCGTCAACGTCGCCAAGCGCTACTATGCCGAGCAAGGCCGGCAGGTCGACATCATCAAACTGTACGGTTCCATGGAACTGGCGCCGCTGGTTGGCCTGGCCGACAAGATCATCGATGTGGTCGACACCGGTAACACCCTGCGTGCCAACGGTCTGGAAGCTCAGGAACTGATCGCCCACATCAGCTCGCGTCTGATCGTCAACAAGGCCTCCATGAAAATGCAGCATGGCCGCATCCAGGCCCTGATCGACACGCTGCGTGAAGCGGTCGAGACGCATCATCCGCATTGA
- the hisD gene encoding histidinol dehydrogenase — protein sequence MTAPVAIRRLNAADPDFAHHLDHLLSWESVSDDGVNQRVLDIIKAVRERGDAALVEFTQRFDALEVASMADLILPRERLELALTRITAEQRQALEIAAERVRSYHEKQKQDSWTYTEADGTVLGQKVTPLDRAGLYVPGGKASYPSSVLMNAIPAKVAGVPEVVMVVPTPRGEINEIVLAAAAIAGVDRVFTIGGAQAVAALAYGTESVPPVDKIVGPGNIYVATAKRHVFGKVGIDMIAGPSEILVVCDGQTDPDWIAMDLFSQAEHDEDAQSILVSPDAAFLDKVAESIARLLPSLEREAIARTSIEGRGALILVADMGQAIEVANRIAPEHLELSVENPEQYLPEIRHAGAIFMGRYTAEALGDYCAGPNHVLPTSGTARFSSPLGVYDFQKRSSIIHCSAEGASELGKVASVLARGESLTAHARSAEYRIKN from the coding sequence ATGACCGCTCCAGTTGCCATTCGCCGACTCAACGCTGCCGACCCGGATTTCGCTCATCATCTGGATCATCTGCTGAGCTGGGAAAGCGTCTCGGACGACGGCGTCAATCAGCGCGTGCTGGATATCATCAAGGCCGTGCGTGAGCGTGGCGATGCTGCGCTGGTCGAGTTCACCCAGCGTTTCGATGCCCTTGAAGTCGCCTCCATGGCTGACCTGATTCTGCCGCGCGAGCGTCTGGAACTGGCGCTGACGCGCATTACCGCGGAGCAGCGCCAGGCGTTGGAAATCGCCGCCGAGCGGGTACGCAGCTACCACGAAAAGCAGAAGCAGGATTCCTGGACCTACACCGAAGCCGACGGCACGGTGCTGGGCCAGAAGGTCACGCCGCTGGATCGTGCAGGGCTGTACGTGCCGGGCGGCAAGGCATCCTACCCGTCGTCGGTACTGATGAATGCCATTCCGGCCAAGGTCGCCGGAGTACCCGAGGTCGTGATGGTGGTGCCAACGCCCCGTGGCGAGATCAACGAAATCGTTCTGGCTGCCGCGGCGATTGCCGGGGTCGACCGGGTCTTCACCATCGGGGGGGCACAGGCTGTCGCAGCGCTGGCCTATGGCACCGAGAGCGTACCGCCGGTGGACAAGATCGTCGGCCCGGGCAACATCTATGTGGCCACTGCCAAACGTCATGTATTCGGCAAGGTCGGTATCGACATGATCGCCGGGCCGTCGGAAATCCTCGTCGTGTGCGACGGCCAGACCGACCCGGACTGGATCGCCATGGACCTGTTCTCCCAGGCCGAGCACGACGAAGACGCGCAGTCGATTCTGGTCAGCCCGGATGCGGCGTTCCTCGACAAGGTTGCCGAGAGCATCGCCCGCCTGCTGCCGAGCCTGGAGCGGGAGGCGATTGCGCGAACTTCAATCGAAGGTCGCGGCGCGCTGATCCTGGTCGCGGACATGGGCCAGGCCATCGAGGTGGCCAACCGCATCGCGCCAGAACACCTGGAACTCTCGGTCGAGAACCCGGAGCAGTATCTGCCAGAGATTCGCCATGCTGGCGCCATCTTCATGGGCCGTTACACCGCCGAAGCACTGGGCGATTACTGTGCGGGGCCGAACCACGTATTGCCTACATCGGGCACTGCGCGTTTCTCGTCGCCGCTGGGGGTCTACGACTTCCAGAAGCGTTCGTCGATCATCCACTGTTCGGCCGAAGGTGCGTCCGAGCTCGGCAAGGTGGCCTCGGTGCTGGCCCGTGGCGAGTCGCTGACCGCCCATGCCCGCAGTGCCGAGTACCGCATCAAGAACTGA
- the hisC gene encoding histidinol-phosphate transaminase codes for MSKFWSPFVKDLVPYVPGEQPKLSKLVKLNTNENPYGPSPRAIAAMGEALNDDLRLYPDPNGDRLKQAVAQFYGVKAAQVFVGNGSDEVLAHAFHGLFQHGKPLLFPDISYSFYPVYCGLYGIQAEPLALDEQFQIRVEDYARPNGGIIFPNPNAPTGCLLALEAIERLLQANPDTVVLVDEAYIDFGGVSAIGLVDKYPNLLVTQTLSKSRSLAGLRVGLAVGHVDLIEALERIKNSFNSYPLDRIAIAGAAAAFEDRAYFEQTCAAVIDSREKVTAGLQALGFEVLPSAANFIFARHPQRDAAGIAAALREQGVIVRHFKQARIAQFLRISIGSPEQNQALLEALAAL; via the coding sequence ATGAGCAAATTCTGGAGCCCCTTCGTCAAAGACCTGGTGCCATACGTACCGGGTGAGCAGCCCAAGCTGAGCAAGCTGGTCAAGCTCAACACCAATGAAAACCCCTACGGCCCGTCGCCCAGGGCCATCGCCGCCATGGGCGAGGCGCTCAACGACGACCTGCGTCTGTACCCCGACCCCAATGGTGATCGCCTGAAGCAGGCAGTCGCCCAGTTCTACGGCGTAAAGGCCGCTCAGGTATTCGTCGGCAACGGTTCTGACGAAGTGCTGGCCCATGCCTTCCACGGCCTGTTCCAGCACGGCAAACCGTTGCTGTTCCCCGATATCAGCTACAGCTTCTACCCGGTCTACTGCGGCCTGTATGGCATTCAGGCCGAACCGTTGGCGCTGGACGAGCAGTTCCAGATCCGCGTCGAGGATTATGCGCGGCCCAACGGCGGCATCATTTTCCCCAACCCCAACGCCCCCACTGGCTGCCTGCTGGCCCTGGAAGCCATCGAGCGGTTGCTGCAGGCCAACCCGGATACCGTGGTGCTGGTGGATGAAGCCTATATCGACTTCGGCGGCGTCTCGGCCATCGGCCTGGTCGACAAGTACCCGAACCTGCTGGTCACCCAGACCCTGTCCAAGTCACGTTCCCTGGCGGGCCTGCGGGTTGGCCTGGCGGTCGGGCACGTGGACCTGATCGAGGCGCTGGAACGGATCAAGAACAGCTTCAACTCCTACCCGCTGGACCGTATTGCCATCGCCGGTGCTGCGGCTGCGTTCGAGGACCGCGCCTACTTCGAGCAGACTTGTGCCGCGGTGATCGACAGCCGCGAAAAGGTCACCGCTGGTTTGCAGGCACTGGGGTTCGAGGTGCTGCCTTCGGCTGCCAACTTCATCTTCGCCCGTCATCCGCAACGTGATGCTGCCGGTATCGCGGCTGCACTGCGTGAGCAGGGCGTGATCGTGCGCCACTTCAAGCAGGCGCGCATCGCCCAGTTCCTGCGTATCAGCATCGGTTCGCCGGAGCAGAACCAGGCGCTGCTGGAGGCCCTGGCGGCGCTCTGA